A genomic segment from Spinacia oleracea cultivar Varoflay chromosome 3, BTI_SOV_V1, whole genome shotgun sequence encodes:
- the LOC110800061 gene encoding serine/threonine-protein kinase WNK8-like: MSLWQPNLYGINGRDLIGQFVRYGIIIGGVSDKVVFKGFDGVNGLEIGWSETILSKETLKNEKYVETLCKEVDVVMSLKHDNIVRCYDSWVDVQKKRIYMIVDLPSSGNLGDYLRKNVLSSDGAIKNWCRQILQGLDYLHSHNPPIIHRDVKLENIFINGDTGIVKLGNFNLAMFLDEEYSGDTYNSPEFTAPEVNEGEACKQTVDIYSFGMCVLQMITLEHPYSEYVDKDYARTKARSGIKPDALTRVADPVAKKFIERCLVPASERPTAVVLLDDPFLAQTSVPPINSTPISSQDLGECLKVVPRQVCRLLPKTSFRLIGRKLKKTNDLIPISVKLWITYFRAGEAAVKEIVLSLESDISQVIEEQVATGYGLSNQDIVIVSQLMGKMVTELSSPDVSRKKYYEIDSHDNEVIPLRRMGWFRTIRACLLCQTVINWTPFELDYE, translated from the coding sequence ATGTCTTTATGGCAACCCAACTTGTATGGAATCAACGGGAGAGATTTAATCGGGCAATTCGTAAGATATGGCATCATCATAGGAGGAGTTTCTGATAAAGTAGTTTTCAAAGGGTTTGATGGTGTTAATGGTCTGGAGATTGGTTGGTCTGAGACAATATTATCAAAGGAAACGTTGAAGAACGAGAAATATGTTGAGACTTTGTGTAAAGAAGTCGATGTCGTGATGTCATTAAAGCATGATAACATAGTGAGATGCTACGATTCTTGGGTTGATGTTCAGAAGAAAAGAatttacatgattgttgatctTCCTAGTTCTGGGAATTTGGGTGATTATCTTCGGAAAAATGTTCTTTCAAGTGATGGAGCAATCAAGAATTGGTGCAGACAGATTCTTCAGGGGTTGGATTATCTTCACAGTCACAATCCGCCGATAATTCACCGTGATGTTAAGTTAGAAAACATCTTTATTAATGGAGACACTGGAATTGTTAAACTGGGAAATTTCAATCTGGCGATGTTTCTTGATGAAGAGTACAGTGGGGATACTTATAATTCACCAGAATTCACTGCACCAGAGGTTAACGAAGGAGAAGCATGTAAACAGACAGTTGATATTTACTCTTTTGGGATGTGCGTATTACAGATGATCACCCTTGAACATCCATACAGTGAATATGTTGACAAAGATTATGCTCGTACAAAGGCTAGGTCTGGTATAAAGCCTGATGCATTAACAAGGGTTGCAGACCCTGTTGCTAAGAAGTTCATCGAGAGGTGTTTGGTTCCTGCATCTGAAAGACCCACGGCAGTTGTCCTGTTGGATGACCCGTTTCTTGCACAGACAAGTGTTCCTCCTATTAACTCAACACCAATTAGTAGTCAGGATCTGGGAGAGTGTTTGAAGGTTGTGCCTCGTCAGGTGTGTAGATTACTACCTAAGACATCATTTAGGTTAATAGGGAGAAAATTGAAGAAAACTAATGATTTGATACCCATATCCGTCAAATTGTGGATTACTTATTTTCGTGCTGGTGAAGCGGCTGTCAAGGAAATAGTCTTGTCACTTGAAAGTGATATAAGTCAGGTAATCGAGGAACAAGTTGCAACAGGATATGGATTGTCAAATCAAGATATCGTAATAGTTTCTCAGCTTATGGGAAAAATGGTAACAGAACTCAGCTCTCCTGATGTTTCCCGGAAGAAGTATTATGAAATTGATTCCCACGATAATGAGGTCATACCACTTCGTCGAATGGGCTGGTTCCGTACAATTCGAGCCTGTTTGCTATGTCAGACTGTAATAAATTGGACTCCTTTCGAGCTTGATTATGAATAG